A window of the Oryza brachyantha chromosome 5, ObraRS2, whole genome shotgun sequence genome harbors these coding sequences:
- the LOC102721083 gene encoding protein NUCLEAR FUSION DEFECTIVE 4-like gives MPSPSSAHWLSLVGCVWLQTINGPNADFPVYSSQLKEVKGISQVQLNFLAFASDAGKLFGWFAGVAALYLPLRLVAVVGASFGLIGYGVQFLFLERSGLEYWHLFLLTSLAGNGICWINTVCYLLCIKNFPSDSRVVVSLATSYLGLSAKFYTTMAEKMPRGATARYSKEKVYLLLNAVVPMLVTLVTAPSLRVVELTSHRRTDPAFLAMFAVTLATGACAVVGSIGSKSIGLSTSEHMISLYILLALPILIPAALKVRESMDKLREAKRENRVHDLATTVVPETAVSVFEVAEAENKEEDAGESGYHDEVGGVRLLRRLDFWLYFLSYMFSGTLGLVFLNNLGQIAESRGLSDPSTLVSLSSSFGFFGRLLPAFLDYYTAKSGYSLSRTASMASLMAPMAGAFFLLLDPRDMFLYTSTAVVGTCTGAITSVAVSATSELFGRKNFGVNHNVVVANIPVGSLCFGYLAAFLYQKEARGGNRCLGAACYRDTFLVWGSTCAVGTALCTVLYTRSRGFAGRLPSSGEVDAERSGGASN, from the exons ATGCCTTCTCCTTCCTCAGCCCATTGGCTGAGCTTGGTCGGATGCGTCTGGCTCCAGACGATCAACGGCCCGAACGCCGACTTCCCCGTCTACTCGTCGCAGCTCAAGGAGGTGAAGGGCATCTCCCAGGTGCAGCTCAACTTCCTCGCCTTCGCCTCCGACGCCGGGAAGCTCTTCGGCTGGTTCGCCGGGGTTGCCGCTCTGTACCTGCCTCTGCGGCTCGTTGCCGTCGTCGGCGCGTCCTTTGGCCTCATCGGGTATGGCGTCCAGTTCCTCTTCTTGGAGAGGTCCGGACTCGAGTACTGGCACCTGTTCCTGCTCACCTCCCTCGCCGGCAACGGCATCTGCTGGATCAACACCGTCTGCTACCTCCTCTGCATCAAGAACTTCCCGTCGGACAGCCGCGTCGTGGTGAGCCTCGCCACGAGCTACCTCGGGCTGAGCGCCAAGTTCTACACCACCATGGCAGAGAAGATGCCGCGGGGCGCCACGGCGAGGTACTCCAAGGAGAAGGTATACCTCCTCCTCAATGCCGTCGTGCCGATGCTCGTCACCCTGGTGACGGCGCCGTCCCTCCGGGTGGTCGAGCTCACGAGCCACCGGCGGACCGACCCGGCGTTCCTCGCCATGTTCGCGGTCACCCTGGCCACAGGAGCCTGCGCCGTCGTGGGCAGCATCGGCTCCAAGTCCATCGGGCTCTCGACCAGCGAGCACATGATCAGCCTCTACATCCTGCTCGCCCTGCCGATACTGATCCCGGCGGCGCTCAAGGTGCGGGAGAGCATGGACAAGCTACGGGAGGCAAAGCGGGAGAACCGAGTGCACGACCTCGCCACCACCGTCGTGCCGGAGACGGCCGTGTCGGTGTTCGAGGTGGCCGAGGCGGAGAACAAGGAGGAGGACGCCGGAGAGAGCGGCTACCACGACGAGGTCGGCGGCGTccggctgctgcggcggctcgACTTCTGGCTCTACTTCTTGAGCTACATGTTCAGTGGCACGCTTGGTCTGGTCTTCCTCAACAACCTGGGGCAGATCGCCGAGTCCCGTGGGCTCAGCGACCCGTCCACTCTCGTCTCCCTGTCGTCTTCGTTTGGATTCTTCGGCCGCCTCCTTCCCGCCTTCCTGGACTACTACACCGCAAA GAGCGGCTACTCGCTGTCAAGGACGGCGTCCATGGCGTCGCTGATGGCGCCGATGGCCGGCGCATTCTTCCTGCTGCTGGACCCGAGGGACATGTTCCTGTACACCAGCACGGCGGTGGTAGGCACCTGCACGGGGGCCATCACCTCGGTGGCGGTGTCGGCGACGAGCGAGCTGTTCGGGAGGAAGAACTTCGGGGTGAACCACAACGTGGTGGTCGCCAACATCCCCGTCGGCTCGCTCTGCTTCGGCTAcctcgccgccttcctctACCAGAaggaggcgcgcggcggcaaCCGCTGCCTCGGCGCCGCCTGCTACCGCGACACCTTCCTCGTCTGGGGCTCCACGTGCGCCGTCGGAACGGCGCTGTGCACCGTGCTGTACACGCGGTCGCGCGGCTTCGCCGGGAGGCTGCCTAGCTCCGGCGAGGTCGACGCCGAGCGCTCGGGAGGGGCCAGCAACTAA